The Anaerobaca lacustris DNA window CCAGCGTTGTCCTCCCGGTCGGCTCTCCCAGTAGCCGGGCAGGTTGTAGTTGTCGGCGCCAAGATCGCGGGCCCAGCGAACGCCGAGGGCGTCCAGTTCGAAGTTGCCCAGATCGAGGTGCCCGTGATTGACCTGGTTGTAGCCCGCCTTGATCCCGACGAAGAGCGCCTCGGGGTCGTCCCAGGCACTTCGCATCGTGACGACCTCGACCGGACCGCGAAAGTAGCGGTCGAGTTGGCGTCGAGCGGCACTGGCTCGCGGCTTAGCCGTGTACCAGACGAGATGGGCCGCACCGGCCGGTCGCCTGGCAATCTCCTCGTGCTCGGCGTATGCGTACAGCGGATTGTGAAACGTGCGGGCCAGCCAGAACATGCAGGCCATCGGTCGGCGGGCGCTGCGCTCTCCGACGTCGGCGAGATTCAGGTACAGACCGGTCGGCCCCGTGGTATAAACCGGAAAATCTCCGGCCTTCGAGAGGCCTTCGACGTCGAGCAGTCCGAATGTGCTGCCCAGCGCCGTATCGAGTGCGGCCAGTCCGTACGCCGTATAATGCGTCGCATAGCTCCAGTAGCCCGGCCCTTCGCCCCACGCGCCGTCGGGCGCATAGGTCTTCAGCGCACGAGGCAGCGACTCGACGGCCGCCGGGACGATCCGCTCGGCATAGCTCGGCTCGATGTCGGCGATGGCCAGGGCCCCGACGATCATCCCACCGTTGCAGACCTGGTTCCAGTTGTGATCGCTCCGGGTCCACCAGCCGTTGGATTCGTACACCTTCAGACCGGGTTCGAGGCCCTTCTCGATCAGGGCCCGAACGATCGCGGCCCGTGTATCGGGGTCAAGATATGCGTGCAGCCAGTCGTACCCGACACCCACCGCATGGCTCATCTCAGCCGTATCGAGGAAGTGCGAAGGGTTCCAATCGGGGAATGCGCAGACCTCCAGGAGATTCGCCCTGGCCTTGGCGGCATAGCGTTCGTCGCCCGTCCAGCGATAGGCCAGGGCCAGAGAGTAGATGCGACGCAGGCAATCCCGGCTCACGCTGAGCAAGCGAGGGCCGACCTTTTCGTACACCAGCGGCGGTCTCTTCAAACACGCCTCGGCGTCGGCCCGGACATCGTCCCAGCATTTCTGCAAGGCCCGGTCCTCGACCATCGCAGCTTTGAGCAGCATCAGGTCCTTGTCTTTGAGCATGAGCCTGGGATGGCCTTTTTCCAGCGAAGCAAGAAAATCGTTTTCGACGGTCGCCTGTTGCGCCCCGGCGAAAGCCGATAGAACGAGCGGAACGACCAGAGACAAGAGGAGAAAACCAGACGTGCGTTTCATCACTGTCCTTTCAACGCAGCTATAGCAGGTGGCGACCTCAAAACCAATGGCGATATCACCTCATTTTATAGAGAAGACGCGACGGAGAATGCAAGACAAATCCACATCGCCTTGCGTCCTGACGGCATCCCATGGCATTGACAGGGATGGCACAGCAGCCTATGATCGCTCCAAGTCACAAGCATATTCAGGAGTCCACTGTGAACAGAGCCGTCTACAAGACCAAGGACGACATGGGGGCCGCCGCCGGCAGCACCGCCGCCAACGCCATTCGACGGGCCATCGCCGACAAGAACCAGGCCAATATCATCCTCGCCACCGGCGCCAGTCAGTTCGAGATGCTCGAGCAACTGACCGCCTCCGACGCGATCGACTGGTCGAAGGTCACGATGTTCCATCTCGATGAGTACATCGGCCTGGGCCCCGATCATCCCGCCAGCTTCCGCAAGTATCTTCAGGAGCGTTTCGTCGACAAGGTCGGCGCTCTTCAGGCCGTGCACTTCGTCAACGGCGATGCGGCCGACCCCGTCGCCGAGTGCGACAGGCTCGGCGACCTGATCCGCGCCCATCCGATCGACGTCGCCTGCGTGGGAATCGGAGAAAACGGCCATCTGGCGTTCAATGACCCGCCCGCCGACTTCGAGACCGAGCAGCCGTATCTCGTTGTGCAACTCGACGAACGCTGCCGGCAGCAGCAATTCGGCGAAGGCTGGTTCGCTTCGCTGGAGGCCGTCCCATCGCAAGCGATCTCGATGGGCATTCAGCAGATCCTCAAGAGTCGCAGGATCGTTGTCACCGTGCCGGACCGGCGCAAGGCCGAGGCCGTCCGCAACGCCCTCGAAGGCCCCGTGACGCCAAGATGTCCGGCGTCGATCCTCCAGCGGCACGAGCACTGTTCCATCTTCCTCGATGAAGCGGCCGCTTCCATGCTCTCGGTAAACTCCTGACGGGTGGTGGTATCATGGAAATCCCGGGACTCATCGATTTGCAGGTCAACGGCTTCAAAGGCGTGGATTTCTCCGGTGCCCATCTGAGCGAAGAGGATGTCGTTCGCACCTGCGACAAGCTGCTCGACGCGGGGACCACCGCCTTTCTTGCTACGCTGATCACCAGCCCGACGGAGATCTACGAGCGGAACTTGCCGCTGATCGCGAAAGCAGCGCGGACGGCTGAATGCCAGGGCCGTCTCCTCGGCATTCATCTCGAAGGGCCGTTTCTCTCGCCGATCGAAGGGGCCAGGGGCGCGCACAATCCCGCGTGGATGAGTGCGCCGAGCATCGAATACCTCGACCGGCTCATCGCATGGGCCGATGGGACCGTCAAGATGCTGACTGTGGCGGGCGATCTCGACGGTGTCGAGGAACTGATCCGTCACGCCGCGAAGCAGGGGATCGTCGTCTCGCTTGGTCACCACATGGCCAACGAAGACCAGCTCAAGCGATGTGCGGCCGCCGGAGCCAAGGCGCTGACCCATCTGGGCAATGGCGTCGGCGCGATGCTGCCTCGGCACGACAACCCCATCTGGGCGGGCCTGGCCAACGACGACCTCGTGGCCACGATCATCCCCGACGGCCACCATCTGCCGCCTTCGCTGCTCAAGACGATCCTGCGGGCCAAGAGCCCGGCCAATTGCATCGCCGTCAGCGACGCCTCGGAACTGGCGGGCCTGGCCCCCGGCCGATACCAGTCAATGGGGGCCGAGGTCGTGCTCGATCCGACGGGCCGTCTCTACAATCCCGCGACCGGATACATGGCCGGCTCCTCGGCGACCCTTCTGGCGTGCATGAACCATCTGGCCTCGCTGAATCTGGTCACGTATCGCGAGCTGGTGTCGATGGCCTTCGACAATCCGCTCCGGCTGCTCGGAATCGACCGGCGGCACATCCGTCGTGACAAGGTCGTCCTGTACGACCAGAGGCGTCGCCTCTTCACCGTCTAAGCGCTATCGGGACATCCTGCAACTACAGAGGAGTGACCATGAGAAGTCACATCATTCGGTTCGCCGTGCTCACATTCGCCATCTGCACTGTCTCCGTCGGCGCCGCAAGCGACGGCGGGCCATCCGATATGAAACTATGGTACGCCGAACCAGCTCAAACGTGGACCTATGCATTGCCTGTGGGCAACGGACGGCTCGGGGCAATGGTGTTCGCAGGCACAGCCGAGGCGCGCTACCAGCTCAATGAAGACTCTCTCTGGTGCGGCCGGCCACACGACTACGCCCAGGACGGCGCCGCCCAATACCTGCCCGAAATCCGTCGGCTGCTGTTCGAAGGCAAACAGCGCGAGGCCGAACAACTGGCGATGGAGCATTTCATGTCGTCGCCGCTGCGTCAGGTTCCCTATCAACCATTCGGCGACCTGACGCTGCGCTTCCCCGGCCACGAGAACGCCGAGAGCTACTATCGCGAGCTGGACCTCGACACCGCCGTGGCCACGACGACCTATCGCGTCGATGGCGTGACCTATACGCGACAGACCTTCGCCAGTTTCCCGGATCAGGTGGTTGTAGTCCGGATTTCGTGTGACAAGCCCGGTACGCTGAGTTTCACCGCCGCGCTGACCAGCCCCAACGCCGATGTGCGGACGCGAAGGGTAGACGACCGGACGCTGGCGATCCTCGGACGGGCCCGGGATTTCGAGGTGCGAGGCACCAAAGAGGTGATCCCCGGCGCCGTGCGGTTCGAAGGCCGCTGTCAGATTCGAATCAACGGCGGCCGGGCCACCGTGAACGACGAACAGATCCGCGTCGAGAGCGCCAACGCCGCGACGTTGACGATCGCCATGGCCACCAACGTCAGGAACTACAAGGACCTCTCGGCCGACCCCGGACAGCGCTGCGCCGAGGCGCTCCGCAAAGCCGCCGAGAAGACGCCGCAACAGTTGCGCGACGCCCACGTGGCCGATCACCAGGCGCTATTCCGGCGCATGACGCTCGATCTGGGCCCGGCGCGCACGGCGGACCTCCCCACGGATCAGCGGGCACTGAAGTACGCCGAAAGAGAGGACCCCCAACTGGCGGCTCTCTTCTTCCAGTACGGTCGTTATCTGATGATTGCCAGCTCGCGGACCGGCGGCCAGCCGGCCAACCTTCAGGGGCTCTGGAACGAGAGCACCAGTCCGCCGTGGGACAGCAAGTACACGGTCAACATCAACACCGAGATGAACTACTGGCTGACCGAGCCGACGAATCTGGCCGAGTGCGGCCGCCCGCTGTTCGACGCACTGGTCGAGATCGCCGAGTCGGGCCGCTCGACCGCGCGAAAGCACTACGACGCCCCCGGCTGGGTGCTGCACCACAACTTCGACCTCTGGCGCGGCACGGCGCCGATCAACGCTTCGAACCATGGCATCTGGCCCACCGGCGGCGCGTGGCTCTGCCAGCACCTGTGGTGGCACTACGTCTACAGCGGCGACAGGCAATTCCTTCGCGAACGGGCATATCCCCTGATGAAAGGGGCGGCCGAGTTCTTCGTCGAAACTCTGATCGAAGACCCGCGAAGCGACAAACGCTGGCTGATCAGCGGACCCAGCAACAGCCCCGAGATCGGCGGATTGGTCATGGGCCCGACGATGGACCACCAGATCATTCGCAGTCTC harbors:
- a CDS encoding heparinase II/III domain-containing protein; this encodes MKRTSGFLLLSLVVPLVLSAFAGAQQATVENDFLASLEKGHPRLMLKDKDLMLLKAAMVEDRALQKCWDDVRADAEACLKRPPLVYEKVGPRLLSVSRDCLRRIYSLALAYRWTGDERYAAKARANLLEVCAFPDWNPSHFLDTAEMSHAVGVGYDWLHAYLDPDTRAAIVRALIEKGLEPGLKVYESNGWWTRSDHNWNQVCNGGMIVGALAIADIEPSYAERIVPAAVESLPRALKTYAPDGAWGEGPGYWSYATHYTAYGLAALDTALGSTFGLLDVEGLSKAGDFPVYTTGPTGLYLNLADVGERSARRPMACMFWLARTFHNPLYAYAEHEEIARRPAGAAHLVWYTAKPRASAARRQLDRYFRGPVEVVTMRSAWDDPEALFVGIKAGYNQVNHGHLDLGNFELDALGVRWARDLGADNYNLPGYWESRPGGQRWSYYRLNSASHNICMLGGEDQDALAKSTFTSTKMNETDPSAIVNLTQAYARFAKSASRGVKMVAGRTAVLVQDEFAIEKPCDVVWGMTTDADIRIEDGSVARLKLDGKELIVRLLSPAKAAFTIGSAEQEPPQRTNKGVKRLLARLADAQGDVCIAVLFSPVRTDGQHAGAVEIKPLAQW
- a CDS encoding glucosamine-6-phosphate deaminase produces the protein MNRAVYKTKDDMGAAAGSTAANAIRRAIADKNQANIILATGASQFEMLEQLTASDAIDWSKVTMFHLDEYIGLGPDHPASFRKYLQERFVDKVGALQAVHFVNGDAADPVAECDRLGDLIRAHPIDVACVGIGENGHLAFNDPPADFETEQPYLVVQLDERCRQQQFGEGWFASLEAVPSQAISMGIQQILKSRRIVVTVPDRRKAEAVRNALEGPVTPRCPASILQRHEHCSIFLDEAAASMLSVNS
- a CDS encoding N-acetylglucosamine-6-phosphate deacetylase; the encoded protein is MEIPGLIDLQVNGFKGVDFSGAHLSEEDVVRTCDKLLDAGTTAFLATLITSPTEIYERNLPLIAKAARTAECQGRLLGIHLEGPFLSPIEGARGAHNPAWMSAPSIEYLDRLIAWADGTVKMLTVAGDLDGVEELIRHAAKQGIVVSLGHHMANEDQLKRCAAAGAKALTHLGNGVGAMLPRHDNPIWAGLANDDLVATIIPDGHHLPPSLLKTILRAKSPANCIAVSDASELAGLAPGRYQSMGAEVVLDPTGRLYNPATGYMAGSSATLLACMNHLASLNLVTYRELVSMAFDNPLRLLGIDRRHIRRDKVVLYDQRRRLFTV
- a CDS encoding glycoside hydrolase family 95 protein, with the translated sequence MRSHIIRFAVLTFAICTVSVGAASDGGPSDMKLWYAEPAQTWTYALPVGNGRLGAMVFAGTAEARYQLNEDSLWCGRPHDYAQDGAAQYLPEIRRLLFEGKQREAEQLAMEHFMSSPLRQVPYQPFGDLTLRFPGHENAESYYRELDLDTAVATTTYRVDGVTYTRQTFASFPDQVVVVRISCDKPGTLSFTAALTSPNADVRTRRVDDRTLAILGRARDFEVRGTKEVIPGAVRFEGRCQIRINGGRATVNDEQIRVESANAATLTIAMATNVRNYKDLSADPGQRCAEALRKAAEKTPQQLRDAHVADHQALFRRMTLDLGPARTADLPTDQRALKYAEREDPQLAALFFQYGRYLMIASSRTGGQPANLQGLWNESTSPPWDSKYTVNINTEMNYWLTEPTNLAECGRPLFDALVEIAESGRSTARKHYDAPGWVLHHNFDLWRGTAPINASNHGIWPTGGAWLCQHLWWHYVYSGDRQFLRERAYPLMKGAAEFFVETLIEDPRSDKRWLISGPSNSPEIGGLVMGPTMDHQIIRSLFADTAEAARVLGVDEEFATKLDALRIRIAPNQIGRHGQLQEWLEDKDDPKNEHRHVSHLWGLFPGSEISVDTPELLDAAKQSLIFRGDGGTGWSRAWKINFWARLLDGDHAHRMLKHLLTLTDSPLTEYKGGGVYGNLFDAHPPFQIDGNFGATSGITEMLMQSHRRNPQGRYIIELLPALPSAWPDGRITGLRARGGFTLDIAWKNGMLAEAIVKSPSGHSCIVRYGERTVQIEPGAGGVRLDGALQGPVGWGKGRQGG